A window of Oncorhynchus keta strain PuntledgeMale-10-30-2019 chromosome 27, Oket_V2, whole genome shotgun sequence contains these coding sequences:
- the tuba5 gene encoding tubulin alpha 5 isoform X2: MYRQLYHPEQLISGKEDAANNYARGHYTVGKEIIDGVLERVRKMTEQCTGLQGFLIFHSFGGGTGSGFTSLLMERLSVDYGKKSKLEFAIYPAPQVSTAVVEPYNSILTTHTTLDHSDCAFIVDNEAIYDICRRNLDVERPSYTNLNRLIGQIVSSITASLRFDGALNVDLTEFQTNLVPFPRIHFPLVTYAPIISAEKAYHEQLTISEITTACFEPANQMVKCDPRHGMYIACCMLYRGNVVPKDVNAAIQNIKTRRSIQFVDWCPTGFKVGINYQPPTTVPGGDLAKVQRAVCMLSNTTAIAEAWARLDHKFDLMYAKRAFVHWYVGEGMEEGEFSEAREDMACLEKDYEELGRTSTESDDDEAGEEY, encoded by the exons ATGTACAGGCAGCTCTACCATCCTGAGCAGCTCATCTCTGGAAAGGAGGATGCAGCCAATAACTACGCCCGTGGACACTACACCGTGGGTAAGGAGATCATTGACGGGGTTCTGGAGCGTGTCCGTAAAATG ACTGAACAGTGCACAGGGCTACAAGGATTCCTCATCTTCCACAGCTTCGGAGGAGGCACTGGCTCTGGTTTCACCTCTCTGCTGATGGAGCGCCTGTCTGTTGACTACGGTAAGAAGTCCAAGCTGGAGTTTGCCATCTACCCAGCTCCCCAAGTGTCCACAGCTGTGGTAGAGCCATATAATTCCATTCTGACCACCCACACCACCCTGGATCACTCTGACTGTGCCTTCATAGTGGACAATGAGGCCATCTATGACATCTGTCGGCGCAACCTTGATGTTGAGCGCCCATCCTACACCAACCTCAACAGATTGATCGGTCAGATCGTTTCCTCCATCACTGCCTCCCTACGCTTTGATGGTGCCTTGAATGTTGACCTCACAGAGTTCCAAACCAATTTAGTCCCATTCCCCCGCATTCATTTCCCTCTGGTCACCTACGCGCCCATTATCTCCGCTGAGAAGGCCTACCATGAGCAGCTGACCATCTCTGAGATCACCACTGCCTGCTTCGAGCCAGCCAATCAGATGGTCAAGTGTGACCCTCGCCATGGCATGTACATAGCCTGCTGTATGCTGTACCGTGGCAATGTGGTGCCCAAAGATGTGAACGCTGCCATTCAAAATATCAAGACCAGACGTTCCATCCAGTTTGTGGATTGGTGCCCCACCGGTTTCAAG GTTGGGATCAACTATCAGCCCCCGACTACCGTACCTGGAGGTGATCTAGCTAAAGTCCAGAGGGCTGTGTGCATGCTGAGCAACACCACTGCCATTGCTGAAGCCTGGGCCCGTTTGGACCACAAGTTTGACCTCATGTATGCCAAACGTGCCTTTGTGCACTGGTATGTAGGTGAGGgcatggaggagggagagttCTCTGAGGCCAGAGAAGACATGGCTTGCCTGGAGAAGGATTATGAAGAGCTGGGCAGAACAAGCACAGAATCTGATGATGATGAAGCGGGTGAGGAATATTAA
- the tuba5 gene encoding tubulin alpha 5 isoform X1 has translation MRECISIHVGQAGVQTGNACWELFCLEHGVGPDGVFNEEDQGPNSRTDPFNTFFNTGSSGRHVPRAIFVDLEPTVVDEVRTGMYRQLYHPEQLISGKEDAANNYARGHYTVGKEIIDGVLERVRKMTEQCTGLQGFLIFHSFGGGTGSGFTSLLMERLSVDYGKKSKLEFAIYPAPQVSTAVVEPYNSILTTHTTLDHSDCAFIVDNEAIYDICRRNLDVERPSYTNLNRLIGQIVSSITASLRFDGALNVDLTEFQTNLVPFPRIHFPLVTYAPIISAEKAYHEQLTISEITTACFEPANQMVKCDPRHGMYIACCMLYRGNVVPKDVNAAIQNIKTRRSIQFVDWCPTGFKVGINYQPPTTVPGGDLAKVQRAVCMLSNTTAIAEAWARLDHKFDLMYAKRAFVHWYVGEGMEEGEFSEAREDMACLEKDYEELGRTSTESDDDEAGEEY, from the exons ATG AGAGAGTGTATCTCCATCCACGTGGGCCAGGCGGGAGTTCAGACTGGCAATGCATGCTGGGAACTCTTCTGCTTGGAACACGGTGTGGGGCCAGACGGGGTGTTCAATGAAGAGGACCAGGGGCCTAATTCACGGACTGACCCCTTCAACACCTTTTTTAACACAGGAAGTTCTGGCCGCCATGTTCCCAGGGCTATATTTGTGGACCTGGAGCCAACAGTGGTCG ATGAGGTCAGGACGGGAATGTACAGGCAGCTCTACCATCCTGAGCAGCTCATCTCTGGAAAGGAGGATGCAGCCAATAACTACGCCCGTGGACACTACACCGTGGGTAAGGAGATCATTGACGGGGTTCTGGAGCGTGTCCGTAAAATG ACTGAACAGTGCACAGGGCTACAAGGATTCCTCATCTTCCACAGCTTCGGAGGAGGCACTGGCTCTGGTTTCACCTCTCTGCTGATGGAGCGCCTGTCTGTTGACTACGGTAAGAAGTCCAAGCTGGAGTTTGCCATCTACCCAGCTCCCCAAGTGTCCACAGCTGTGGTAGAGCCATATAATTCCATTCTGACCACCCACACCACCCTGGATCACTCTGACTGTGCCTTCATAGTGGACAATGAGGCCATCTATGACATCTGTCGGCGCAACCTTGATGTTGAGCGCCCATCCTACACCAACCTCAACAGATTGATCGGTCAGATCGTTTCCTCCATCACTGCCTCCCTACGCTTTGATGGTGCCTTGAATGTTGACCTCACAGAGTTCCAAACCAATTTAGTCCCATTCCCCCGCATTCATTTCCCTCTGGTCACCTACGCGCCCATTATCTCCGCTGAGAAGGCCTACCATGAGCAGCTGACCATCTCTGAGATCACCACTGCCTGCTTCGAGCCAGCCAATCAGATGGTCAAGTGTGACCCTCGCCATGGCATGTACATAGCCTGCTGTATGCTGTACCGTGGCAATGTGGTGCCCAAAGATGTGAACGCTGCCATTCAAAATATCAAGACCAGACGTTCCATCCAGTTTGTGGATTGGTGCCCCACCGGTTTCAAG GTTGGGATCAACTATCAGCCCCCGACTACCGTACCTGGAGGTGATCTAGCTAAAGTCCAGAGGGCTGTGTGCATGCTGAGCAACACCACTGCCATTGCTGAAGCCTGGGCCCGTTTGGACCACAAGTTTGACCTCATGTATGCCAAACGTGCCTTTGTGCACTGGTATGTAGGTGAGGgcatggaggagggagagttCTCTGAGGCCAGAGAAGACATGGCTTGCCTGGAGAAGGATTATGAAGAGCTGGGCAGAACAAGCACAGAATCTGATGATGATGAAGCGGGTGAGGAATATTAA